The genomic segment aaattctgaaaatgtaAGAGCCATGAAAGCTGCTGTATTTGGGCTACAGATTTAGGGTGATaagaagattaataaaaacattccTTACTTTTCaagctcaattttctttttttatttgaaaggtCATTTCTAACAGCCAGTCTCCTGGAATGGAACTGTCTATAATTTCACTTTATGCCCTTGATGAAAAGGGCCAGATTCTGTGCAAACCTGAATTATCTAGAGGCACTAGGGAGGAACATGTATTTTTCTCCATAGGGGGAGACCCTGgccagtattttgtattttaaaaccattcttttattGCCAGGAGATATGTACACTCTAGTTCTGTGAGAGAAATATTTGCCCTAAAATATCTACAGAAAACTCCTGGTTTGAACTGGTTATCTTTCCCCAGTGTCCCCATGTGCCACCTGGTTTCAGGCCCCTGGAAGCTGGCCAGGGCTGAAGCATTGTGTGGGGGAGGGACCATGGTCACACGCTGTGCACGTGCTGCTCATGGGGAGTGCAGGACCacatgaggcaggagaaaaataGTTTCCTAGGGCACTCTTTGGCTAATAATATCtgtgaaaatttttaaactttgggAGCTAACAGTAGACATTTTAACATTATAATTATGTTCTCAATAAAAACATTTAGAGACAAATGATCCCAGCATCTGGTTAGGCAAGAGATTCTCACCTTGAGCTGGCAATGGAGAGAAAAGTAGGAAGAAGCTTGGCAACAGAACTCGAAATCTGCATCAGAAGTGGAAGGATTTGAAAGTGATTTTGAAATACTTCACAGGCAGCAGGCTTCATTACCAGTTGGACTTTGCTAGTGATTGTGCTATGATTTCTAGACCGTTAGGAAGGCCAGTGCAACTGAATTCATTGAGTCCTTTGGCCATGGGCCTGAGTCATTCCTCTTGCTGCTGCGCTGCGATAAGGGAAGAACAGACACATTGGAGATAGAAGCTTAGACCTGTCCCCAGAGAGCTCTTCTGGACTGGGGAATGAGTTGGCTTTTCGGTCTCACCTGCGGTTCCCTTGTGAACCCAGGGTGAAAATAGTTACGAAGTGCAGAGATCTTTATAAGCTGTTACCTGCTGCTGAAAATAGGAGGAAATACTGTTTAATGACCAAAGCCATGTGAAAATGGAGAGTTGTCTTTGttggtttctttgcttttcttttgatgCTGATAGTTGTCTTTTTTAGCATTTGTGTAATTTATATTATCTTTGCAGAAACCTGCTCCACCAAAACCTGAACCCAAACCAAGAAAAACATCTGCTAAGGTAAGAAATGCTGTTTCCCACTCTTggctttttaaacaataaataaattataattcccTACCTCAGAATCATTCAAGGAAAGGCCATATTTAATGATCCAAGCTAAAATGTACTGACCAGAAAACCGTTATCGCTGTTACGGGCTTTCTTAAAAGGCATAAAGCAGTTTCTGTGTTAATAGGAGTATGTTTTTCATTTGGGCAGTGAGGCACAGGAAGTCAGAGATGATGCTCTGAGAAGCCTCACGTCTGAAGGGGGTTTGGCAGCAGCCTCGTGAACATGCAGTTCACATGGCATGCAGTGGGGGTGAGTTTCAGCCCTGGCAGCACTGCCCCACTGTGGGAGGAGTTCGGGAAGGGGCTTCTGACTTCATCTAACTGGATTTCGCAGGCCAGTCTGaagtctaataataataataaaataatgccaGCAAGTCATACAAGCATTTCTAAGGCCTTTATACTATGGCAGATATGGTTGATTGCTTTACTCATAGGACCTTCACATCAGCTTTATTGAAGTAGTTACAAATATCCTGTTTcgctgatgaggaaactgaagtacagATTTATTAGGGAACTTACCCAAAATGGCTTTTCTGCACTCTGCCCTTTGGTATTGTCTCATGCGAATTGTTTAAAAGTTATTGTGTAGTGGCGTGAATAGGTGATTCCAGAAACAgaacttatttttgttgttaggTCTTAAAATTAGGAACTTTTCTTCATCTGGGCTTCATTTCCTGACACTTTCCCAGCTTTCTAGTCATGCAAGCCATATGAGGGGTTTCCTTGGAAAGCAGCAGCAGAGCCACCCCTTGGCTGGgttcttcccacctctgcctcttcttTCCCCAAGTCCTGCTGCCCTTCTCTCTATGGCAGAACCACTTCTCCCCTTACTGGAGGGAGATCCGAAGCTAGGAGAGGAATCACAGATTGTGTTTTCCACAGAAGAGAAAGCACAGTGGACTTTCTGTGCAACCTGTTACTACATTTTCACAGAGATTCATATCTGTGCTGTGTAACTTAGTTGAAACCCAGCAAAATTGGGTTCCCATGTCTCCATAAAGGCCACCACAGTGGTGACGGTTGTGCTTCACCATGTGTTTGGACAGAGGCTGATTGATTTTAGCCAGCATCACACTGTTTCTAACATTCTCTTTCCCTGTGTTTTGATCCTCTGTTAGAAAGAACCTGGAGCAAAGATTAGCAGAAGTGctaaagggaagaaggaggaaaagcaggAAGCTGGAAAGGAAGGTACTGCACCATCTGAAAATGGTGAAACTAAAGCTGAAGAGGTACTTTCCATAAATACCTCCCACTGATTGAATCAGTGTCTTTAAAGAAATTTCTCAATCCTTCAGCCGGTGATAGCACGTTCTTAATGTCTCTTTTTATTGCCTATAATGTTATTGCAGATCCACATCTCTCGCTCAACTGTTAATGTCTCAACCTCCAGAGGTACCCCACCCAGCACACTGTCAGTAAAGGGGCAGATTGAAACAGTGAGAGTTAAGGGTACAGTAGAAAATTCTGCATGTTTGCAGTGACTAGAATCAGATAGTAGTGAtgtggtcttttttttccttaattattatGATGAAGAGTGGGAGCTTACAGGTAAGGCTTCTGTGGTTGtttgaaaagcagaaagcaaTAAATGCAATGAAGTGTTTGTGTAATATGTTCCTGCCTTGCCTCTTTTTCACCCAGAGTTGAAATAGGTTTTGCAGTaaagctgggggaaaaaaaaagaaaacaaattttcaaaagtgTATGTGTTGGTGGGtggaatttccttttcttgtagtagtttcagtagtaactatatattttttttcctttctttttcacagGCACAGAAAACTGAATCTGTAGATAACGAGGGAGAATGAATTGTCATGAAAAATTGGGGTTGATTTTATGTATCTCTTGGGACaacttttaaaagctatttttaccAAGTATTTTGTAAATGCTAATTTTTTAGGACTCTACTAGTTggcatacaaaaatatataaggatGGACATTTTACCCTCTCATAGTCATGCTTTTTGGAAATTTACATCATcctcaagtaaaataaataccagTTTAATATTGGAAGCTGTGTTTAAGATTGATTCAGCATTCCATGCACTTGCTTTAAAGTTTAGTCCTGTGCATACTGTGGTGTTTTTACTGtgcatatttgaaattttcatgcAGTTTTTCTAGAGCAATAATCAGTGGTGCTTTTGTACCTAGGTTTTATGTGAGTTTAATGAAACATGGATAGTTGTGGCCACTGCTGACTATTTGtggtttaaaataaaaggttttcttGTCTGCAAAATATCTGACTCTTAGTATCTTTACTGCATTTTGGGAGTGTTTCATTTTACTGTTGcagaagataaaaagaattttGATAGACCTAGCCATAGCGATATCTCCAATAAGTCAAATAagattgtttcttaattttctggcCTTTAACATTGttgctattttaataaaatcatctGTGAATGCTAATGTAGAAGAATTGCATCTAATTCACTTTATACCAGAAGTGGCTAGCAATGATTACTGTGTAATAAAACTTCATAAAGCATTAATTTTTATAAGCCCTTATAAACAGGATATAGTTCTGCTAAATCAAAgctagtaaaacaaacaaacaaacaaaaaaacataaaccaGGGCTCTGCTTTGAGAATCtcccattttcaaaataataaatatgaagtcACATTTGTACAAAATACTTTCCCATTCAGTTGAGGACTTCACAGCTTTGAAACTGTTTTACCCAACAGGAGCATGTTTCAGCCTTGCATCAGTTTGAGAATGGAGTCGGCACAGGTATTATTAGAGCTCCTTTCTAGGATAAGAAATAAGGATGTGGAGTGTCTTTGACTTATTGGAAGGAGAAAATCCAGGCTGGagtcttttgaattttaaatagtgTCTTTATGTCTATGAAAGGACATAGCAGCACCAGGAACAGAGGAGTTATtttatacatgtaattttttgttgtttgccaCCTGAGAAGGTGGTAACTGCATGAGCACCCCAGGAAAGCTGAATTCTGGGCATTTGGCTTAAATGAAGactttgatcttttaaaatggcGAGTAGCGCCTGTGCTGCTCAGGGACTCCTGAAAAGAAGCTGTTGTCCCTTTGGGCCATAGATGCTTTTATGCTGTGCTTATCAACAAAGACAAAGTTCCTCCTCCAGATTATATTTTGGGGCTAAGAACTTAAACTTGTCTCGTTGTCCCAAGTCTGTCATTAGTTGACTGCATATATCTACTATATAATATACAGAATAATCTTATTCATAGTTTACTTGGCTTCTGAGCATGAAACGTACCTTAATTCATGAGTTTTAGACATGCTAAAAACTATTTTACCTCAAAGAAAAGTATCTAGTATCCAGCGAATACTTTACACAAATATTTTCAGTATACAGTTAGTACTCAGTTAAAGTATATTGCTGACTGGTTTGCAGTCCAGAAGTAAACCATAAATTCAGtaggtttgctttttaaaaaattatgtaagtgataccagtaaattttttattttaaaaaagaccagATACTACAacaatacataaagcaaaaagtcaaaatcttttttcctcccatTTCTACATCCCAGAGGTAATCCCTACACACAGTTTTATCTTTctcgtgtctctctctctctgtgtgtgtgtgtgtgtgtgtgtgtgtgtgtatgtgtgtgtgtctgtgtgtgtgtatgtgtgttattgTTGGGATTATGTATACacctatacatatgtatatataatttttagaagaaGGAATCACTGTCCTACTTTGAAGTTATTCAGTAATCTGTAGTTGGAGAAATACATCATTTCTAATATTACAGTGCTGCCAATGATATTGCAATAAACATGCTTGTGTACAAAGCTTTGCCTACATATGTATTGCTTCTGTTCAACCAAATAATTTCCCAGAGGCAGAATGTCTGAGTCAAAGAGAATTTGACATTTTGACTGCCGCCCAAAAAGATACACCAATTTCCAATTCCATCAACACTATATGAATACCATCTCTTCTTACCTTGGCCAGCACTCATTTTGGTCAgtctaataaatgaaaatgtgcctcacttttaattttaaatttgttttattgctaGTAAAATTGAACTTTTTCTGTTTAATGGTCATTTGAATTTCTTCTGTGAATTctgattttgtctgttttgctaaTGGGGAGTcagagtggttttttttgtttgtttgtttttattgtactttaggttctggggtccatgtgcagatcttgcaggattgttgcgtaggtacacacatggcaatgtggtttagtGCCtcccttactctgtcacccacatctggcatttctccccatgttatccctccctgacctcccaccCTCCTACTATCATTCCCTTGGCCCCCTgaaacagactccagtgtgtgatgctcctttccctgtgtccatgtgttctcattgttcagcactcacctatgagtgagaacacgcggtgtttgattttctgttcttgtgtcagtttgctgagagtgatggcttccagattcatccatgtccctacaaagaacacgaactcatcattttttatggctgcatagtatttcgtgatgtatatgtgccacattttccttgtccagtttatcgtcaatgggcatttgggttggttccaggtcttagctattgtaaacagtgctgctgtgaacatacatgtggttgtgtctttatgatagaatgatttataattctttgggtatataaccagtaataggattgctgggtcaaatggggttTTTATTTCTAGGCCCTTAAGGaagtaccacattgtcttccacaatggttgaactagtttaccctcccacaaacagtgtaaaagtgttcctgccagcatggtggctcatgcctgtaatcccagcactttgggaggtcaaggtgggtggatcacgaggtcaagagatcgagaccgtcccggtcaacatggtgaccgtctc from the Saimiri boliviensis isolate mSaiBol1 chromosome 4, mSaiBol1.pri, whole genome shotgun sequence genome contains:
- the HMGN3 gene encoding high mobility group nucleosome-binding domain-containing protein 3 isoform X2; amino-acid sequence: MPKRKSPENAEGKDGSKVTKQEPTRRSARLSAKPAPPKPEPKPRKTSAKKEPGAKISRSAKGKKEEKQEAGKEGTAPSENGETKAEEIHISRSTVNVSTSRGTPPSTLSVKGQIETVRVKGTEN
- the HMGN3 gene encoding high mobility group nucleosome-binding domain-containing protein 3 isoform X3, producing MPKRKSPENAEGKDGSKVTKQEPTRRSARLSAKPAPPKPEPKPRKTSAKKEPGAKISRSAKGKKEEKQEAGKEGTAPSENGETKAEEIHISRSTVNVSTSRGTEN
- the HMGN3 gene encoding high mobility group nucleosome-binding domain-containing protein 3 isoform X4 yields the protein MPKRKSPENAEGKDGSKVTKQEPTRRSARLSAKPAPPKPEPKPRKTSAKKEPGAKISRSAKGKKEEKQEAGKEGTAPSENGETKAEEAQKTESVDNEGE
- the HMGN3 gene encoding high mobility group nucleosome-binding domain-containing protein 3 isoform X1 produces the protein MPKRKSPENAEGKDGSKVTKQEPTRRSARLSAKPAPPKPEPKPRKTSAKKEPGAKISRSAKGKKEEKQEAGKEGTAPSENGETKAEEIHISRSTVNVSTSRGTPPSTLSVKGQIETVRVKGTVENSACLQ
- the HMGN3 gene encoding high mobility group nucleosome-binding domain-containing protein 3 isoform X5, whose translation is MPKRKSPENAEGKDGSKVTKQEPTRRSARLSAKPAPPKPEPKPRKTSAKKEPGAKISRSAKGKKEEKQEAGKEGTEN